A single genomic interval of Arachis duranensis cultivar V14167 chromosome 7, aradu.V14167.gnm2.J7QH, whole genome shotgun sequence harbors:
- the LOC107459665 gene encoding uncharacterized protein LOC107459665: MVNSGGERRWWRGSDLKGWSNKIQVTVKKQLINRFKENIIEGQTYQMAYFSIIPNQGNCRTAEHEFKLIFLNRTTVVPIPDDAILKTCFSLCPFDEFLKMTENYVYLVDVISLLTSVGEEKEYVKDGKVMKMIILELSSKELIIRCALFGEYVDEVHHFLGFGYMEQPVVVIQLVKVKFFKGSEHYDDSMVDQGINKTQPLFIVNESNGVSLEDDFIRLTRRCTIEELHDNNEKRSFVVFGIMRSIMDEESWWYSACVCGKSIQSQDGAYYYNFCQYYVTNVTPTYKIKIAIEDDNGYGVFVLFDREAVYLLKKSCADLFGETNYKPFIDFLGEKDVEVPGLDDISSEVDIIKEKEKNIDESIPVDRECSIEIEKILFAVLDGSPIHVIKKETVENPSRGAKVKRNLKKVFGDVADEEFGPTSNVLKNRDS, translated from the exons ATGGTGAACAGCGGCGGTGAACGGCGATGGTGGAGAGGTTCCGATCTGAAAGGTTGG TCTAACAAAATCCAGGTGACTGTTAAAAAGCAGCTCATAAATAGATTTAAAGAGAATATTATTGAGGGTCAAACATACCAAATggcatattttagtattattcCAAATCAAGGCAATTGTAGGACAGCAGAACATGAGTTTAAGTTGATTTTTCTTAACCGTACAACTGTTGTTCCTATCCCTGATGATGCTATTCTCAAGACATGTTTCAGTTTATGTCCATTTGatgagtttttgaaaatgaCTGAAAATTATGTTTACTTAGTTG ATGTCATTAGTTTGCTAACTTCTGTCGGTGAAGAGAAAGAGTATGTGAAAGATGGCAAAGTGATGAAGATGATCATTCTTGAATTATCTTCAAAAGA gtTGATAATACGTTGTGCTCTGTTTGGGGAGTACGTGGATGAAGTACATCATTTCTTAGGTTTTGGTTATATGGAGCAGCCAGTTGTTGTGATCCAACTTGTCAAAGTTAAATTCTTTAAGGGTAGTGAACATTATGAT GACAG TATGGTTGATCAAGGTATCAATAAAACACAACCATTGTTTATTGTTAATGAGAGCAATGGTGTTTCTTTGGAAGATGATTTTATTCGGCTTACTAGGAGATGCACTATTGAGGAACTCCATGATAACAACGAG AAAAGGTCTTTTGTAGTTTTTGGTATTATGAGATCTATTATGGATGAAGAATCTTGGTGGTATTCAGCTTGTGTTTGTGGGAAGTCAATTCAATCTCAAGATGGTgcatattattataatttttgtcaGTACTATGTTACCAATGTGACTCCTAC ATATAAGATCAAAATAGCCATTGAGGATGATAATGGATATGGTGTATTTGTCTTATTTGATCGTGAGGCtgtttatttattgaaaaaatcatGTGCTGATTTATTTGGTGAG ACAAATTACAAACCTTTTATTGATTTTCTCGGTGAAAAGGATGTTGAAGTTCCTGGATTAGATGATATAAGTAGTGAAGTTGATAttataaaagagaaagaaaaaaatattgatgagAGTATACCTGTTGATAGGGAGTGTAGCATCGAAATTGAG AAAATACTTTTTGCTGTTCTTGATGGATCCCCTATTCATGTGATCAAGAAAGAGACTGTTGAAAATCCTTCTAGGGGTGCAAAGGTTAAGAGAAATCTGAAGAAAGTTTTTGGTGACGTTGCTGATGAGGAGTTTGGCCCAACTTCCAATGTTCTCAAGAACCGTGATTCTTGA
- the LOC107459705 gene encoding alpha,alpha-trehalose-phosphate synthase [UDP-forming] 1 isoform X1: MVGFQSSEHMPGSKCNGNSNNFPGRVERLVRGRELRKNNIYNVNGVAEYFEHDLRLGEENNYCVERSLEGVAASKSLCERDDGKPFRQRLLVVANRLPVSAVRRGEDSWSLEISAGGLVSALLGVKEFEARWIGWAGVNVPDEIGQKALTKALAEKRCIPVFLDEEIVHQYYNGYCNNILWPLFHYLGLPQEDRLATTRSFQSQFTAYQKANQMFADVVNEHYEEGDVVWCHDYHLMFLPQCLKKYNSNMKVGWFLHTPFPSSEIHRTLPSRSELLHAVLAADLVGFHTYDYARHFVSACTRILGLEGTPEGVEYQGKLTRVAAFPIGIDSHRFKRALELPEVQKHIKDLEERFKHRKVMLGVDRLDMIKGIPQKILAFEKFLEENPDWREKVVLLQIAVPTRTDVPEYQKLTSQVHEIVGRINGRFGSLTAVPIHHLDRSLDFYALCALYAVTDVALVTSLRDGMNLVSYEFVACQAKKKGVLILSEFAGAAQSLGAGAILVNPWNITEVAAAIDKALNMEPVERKNRHEHNFEHVTQHTAQEWAETFVSELNDTVVEAQLRTKQAPPRLPTKTAIERYLQSSNRLLILGFNGTLTEPVEKRGDQFKEMELTVHPELKQPLKELCSDPKTTIVVLSGSGRAVLDENFKEYDLWLAAENGMFLNPSKGEWMTTMPEQLNMEWVDSLKHVFLYFRERTPRSRFEEREASLVWNYKHADVEFGRVQARDMLQHLWTGPISNASVEVVQGSRSVEVRAAGVTKGAAIDRILGEIVHSKSMTTPIDYVLCIGHFLAKQDEDIYAFFEPELPSSGAAHSRSKVTDGIKFPGEKPSLKIPPNKNGTKSSQNKAQRPAPNSEKKPTNHVCRAPRRPAPEKISWNVLDLKKENYFSCAVGRTQTNARYTLGSSDDVVAFLKELAGASSNSLFQST; this comes from the exons ATGGTTGGATTCCAGAGTAGTGAACACATGCCTGGGAGCAAGTGTAACGGTAATTCTAATAATTTTCCAGGTCGAGTTGAACGACTCGTCAGAGGAAGAGagctaagaaaaaataatatttataatgttAATGGCGTTGCTGAATATTTTGAGCATGACCTGCGCTTgggagaagaaaataattacTGTGTTGAACGTTCCCTAGAAGGGGTAGCAGCATCAAAGTCTCTTTGTGAAAGGGATGATGGGAAACCTTTCAGGCAACGGCTTTTGGTTGTTGCCAACAGGCTGCCAGTCTCAGCTGTTAGGAGAGGTGAGGATTCATGGTCTTTGGAGATAAGTGCCGGTGGCCTTGTTAGCGCTCTCTTAG GTGTGAAGGAATTTGAGGCAAGGTGGATAGGTTGGGCTGGAGTCAACGTGCCTGATGAGATTGGACAGAAGGCACTTACTAAAGCCTTGGCTGAAAAA AGATGTATCCCAGTGTTTCTTGATGAAGAGATTGTTCATCAATATTATAATGGCTATTGCAATAACATCTTGTGGCCCCTTTTTCATTACCTTGGACTTCCACAAGAAGACCGCCTTGCCACCACGCGTAGTTTCCAGTCTCAGTTTACAGCATATCAGAAAGCAAATCAAATGTTTGCTGATGTTGTTAATGAGCACTATGAAGAGGGTGATGTTGTTTGGTGCCATGACTACCATCTTATGTTTCTTCCACAATGCTTAAAGAAATATAATAGCAACATGAAAGTTGGCTGGTTTCTACACACCCCGTTTCCATCTTCTGAAATTCACAGGACTCTGCCATCTCGATCGGAGCTCTTGCATGCAGTTCTTGCAGCTGACCTAGTTGG CTTTCACACCTATGATTATGCACGGCATTTCGTTAGTGCATGTACACGCATCCTTGGACTTGAGGGCACTCCTGAAGGGGTTGAGTATCAAGGGAAGCTGACTCGAGTTGCTGCA TTCCCAATTGGTATAGACTCTCACCGATTTAAACGAGCACTTGAACTTCCTGAAGTCCAGAAGCACATCAAAGACTTAGAAGAAAGATTTAAACACAGAAAG GTAATGTTAGGTGTTGATCGCCTTGATATGATCAAAGGAATCCCTCAAAAAATTCTGgcatttgaaaaatttttagaagagAATCCTGACTGGCGAGAAAAAGTTGTTCTGCTTCAAATTGCTGTCCCAACAAGAACAGATGTTCCTGAGT ATCAAAAGCTTACAAGCCAGGTTCATGAAATTGTTGGTCGCATCAATGGAAGATTCGGATCATTGACTGCTGTTCCTATACATCACCTG GATCGATCTCTTGACTTCTATGCATTATGTGCTTTGTATGCTGTTACAG ATGTTGCACTTGTCACATCATTGAGGGATGGAATGAATCTTGTCAGTTATGAATTTGTCGCTTGCCAAGCTAAAAAAAAAGGAGTTCTCATTCTTAGCGAA TTTGCTGGTGCTGCGCAATCTCTTGGTGCTGGGGCAATTCTGGTCAACCCCTGGAACATCACAGAAGTTGCCGCTGCAATTGACAAGGCTTTAAATATGGAACCAGTGGAAAGAAAGAACAGACACGAACATAACTTTGAGCATGTAACACAGCACACTGCTCAGGAATGGGCAGAAACTTTTGTCAG TGAATTGAATGATACTGTTGTTGAGGCACAGCTAAGGACAAAACAAGCTCCACCCCGACTCCCAACCAAGACTGCAATCGAACGTTATCTGCAGTCAAGTAACCGATTGCTCATTTTG GGGTTTAATGGAACTTTAACTGAACCTGTTGAGAAAAGAGGTGACCAGTTTAAAGAAATGGAGCTCACTGTTCATCCAGAACTGAAACAACCCTTGAAAGAACTTTGCAGTGACCCAAAGACCACAATTGTTGTGCTAAGTGGAAGTGGTCGAGCAGTTCTAGATGAA AACTTCAAAGAGTATGACTTGTGGCTGGCAGCAGAGAATGGGATGTTTCTAAACCCTTCAAAGGGAGAATGGATGACAACAATGCCAGAACAGCTGAATATGGAATGGGTTGACAGTTTGAAG CATGTTTTTTTGTACTTCAGGGAGAGAACACCGCGGTCGCGTTTCGAAGAAAGGGAAGCTTCACTTGTATGGAATTACAAACATGCAG ATGTTGAGTTTGGAAGAGTTCAAGCAAGGGACATGCTGCAGCATCTTTGGACAGGCCCAATTTCTAATGCGTCAGTTGAAGTTGTTCAAGGTAGCAGATCCGTTGAGGTGCGAGCTGCTGGAGTTACAAAG GGAGCAGCTATTGACCGCATCCTGGGTGAGATAGTCCACAGCAAATCCATGACAACACCGATTGATTATGTCCTCTGTATAGGACATTTTCTTGCAAAG CAGGATGAAGACATATATGCGTTTTTTGAGCCCGAGCTTCCTTCTTCCGGTGCGGCTCATTCACGAAGCAAGGTAACAGATGGAATCAAGTTTCCAGGTGAGAAGCCATCTTTGAAGATCCCTCCTAACAAAAATGGAACAAAGTCATCTCAAAATAAGGCACAACGGCCTGCTCCAAATTCTGAGAAGAAACCAACCAACCATGTCTGCCGTGCACCACGCCGGCCGGCTCCTGAAAAGATCTCTTGGAATGTGCTTGACCTAAAGAAGGAGAATTACTTCTCTTGCGCCGTTGGACGAACGCAAACGAATGCTCGGTATACACTTGGCTCTTCAGATGACGTTGTTGCATTTCTGAAGGAACTAGCTGGTGCTTCTTCAAACTCTCTATTTCAGAGTACCTGA
- the LOC107459705 gene encoding alpha,alpha-trehalose-phosphate synthase [UDP-forming] 1 isoform X2, giving the protein MVGFQSSEHMPGSKCNGNSNNFPGRVERLVRGRELRKNNIYNVNGVAEYFEHDLRLGEENNYCVERSLEGVAASKSLCERDDGKPFRQRLLVVANRLPVSAVRRGEDSWSLEISAGGLVSALLGVKEFEARWIGWAGVNVPDEIGQKALTKALAEKRCIPVFLDEEIVHQYYNGYCNNILWPLFHYLGLPQEDRLATTRSFQSQFTAYQKANQMFADVVNEHYEEGDVVWCHDYHLMFLPQCLKKYNSNMKVGWFLHTPFPSSEIHRTLPSRSELLHAVLAADLVGFHTYDYARHFVSACTRILGLEGTPEGVEYQGKLTRVAAFPIGIDSHRFKRALELPEVQKHIKDLEERFKHRKVMLGVDRLDMIKGIPQKILAFEKFLEENPDWREKVVLLQIAVPTRTDVPEYQKLTSQVHEIVGRINGRFGSLTAVPIHHLDRSLDFYALCALYAVTDVALVTSLRDGMNLVSYEFVACQAKKKGVLILSEFAGAAQSLGAGAILVNPWNITEVAAAIDKALNMEPVERKNRHEHNFEHVTQHTAQEWAETFVSELNDTVVEAQLRTKQAPPRLPTKTAIERYLQSSNRLLILGFNGTLTEPVEKRGDQFKEMELTVHPELKQPLKELCSDPKTTIVVLSGSGRAVLDENFKEYDLWLAAENGMFLNPSKGEWMTTMPEQLNMEWVDSLKHVFLYFRERTPRSRFEEREASLVWNYKHADVEFGRVQARDMLQHLWTGPISNASVEVVQGSRSVEVRAAGVTKGAAIDRILGEIVHSKSMTTPIDYVLCIGHFLAKDEDIYAFFEPELPSSGAAHSRSKVTDGIKFPGEKPSLKIPPNKNGTKSSQNKAQRPAPNSEKKPTNHVCRAPRRPAPEKISWNVLDLKKENYFSCAVGRTQTNARYTLGSSDDVVAFLKELAGASSNSLFQST; this is encoded by the exons ATGGTTGGATTCCAGAGTAGTGAACACATGCCTGGGAGCAAGTGTAACGGTAATTCTAATAATTTTCCAGGTCGAGTTGAACGACTCGTCAGAGGAAGAGagctaagaaaaaataatatttataatgttAATGGCGTTGCTGAATATTTTGAGCATGACCTGCGCTTgggagaagaaaataattacTGTGTTGAACGTTCCCTAGAAGGGGTAGCAGCATCAAAGTCTCTTTGTGAAAGGGATGATGGGAAACCTTTCAGGCAACGGCTTTTGGTTGTTGCCAACAGGCTGCCAGTCTCAGCTGTTAGGAGAGGTGAGGATTCATGGTCTTTGGAGATAAGTGCCGGTGGCCTTGTTAGCGCTCTCTTAG GTGTGAAGGAATTTGAGGCAAGGTGGATAGGTTGGGCTGGAGTCAACGTGCCTGATGAGATTGGACAGAAGGCACTTACTAAAGCCTTGGCTGAAAAA AGATGTATCCCAGTGTTTCTTGATGAAGAGATTGTTCATCAATATTATAATGGCTATTGCAATAACATCTTGTGGCCCCTTTTTCATTACCTTGGACTTCCACAAGAAGACCGCCTTGCCACCACGCGTAGTTTCCAGTCTCAGTTTACAGCATATCAGAAAGCAAATCAAATGTTTGCTGATGTTGTTAATGAGCACTATGAAGAGGGTGATGTTGTTTGGTGCCATGACTACCATCTTATGTTTCTTCCACAATGCTTAAAGAAATATAATAGCAACATGAAAGTTGGCTGGTTTCTACACACCCCGTTTCCATCTTCTGAAATTCACAGGACTCTGCCATCTCGATCGGAGCTCTTGCATGCAGTTCTTGCAGCTGACCTAGTTGG CTTTCACACCTATGATTATGCACGGCATTTCGTTAGTGCATGTACACGCATCCTTGGACTTGAGGGCACTCCTGAAGGGGTTGAGTATCAAGGGAAGCTGACTCGAGTTGCTGCA TTCCCAATTGGTATAGACTCTCACCGATTTAAACGAGCACTTGAACTTCCTGAAGTCCAGAAGCACATCAAAGACTTAGAAGAAAGATTTAAACACAGAAAG GTAATGTTAGGTGTTGATCGCCTTGATATGATCAAAGGAATCCCTCAAAAAATTCTGgcatttgaaaaatttttagaagagAATCCTGACTGGCGAGAAAAAGTTGTTCTGCTTCAAATTGCTGTCCCAACAAGAACAGATGTTCCTGAGT ATCAAAAGCTTACAAGCCAGGTTCATGAAATTGTTGGTCGCATCAATGGAAGATTCGGATCATTGACTGCTGTTCCTATACATCACCTG GATCGATCTCTTGACTTCTATGCATTATGTGCTTTGTATGCTGTTACAG ATGTTGCACTTGTCACATCATTGAGGGATGGAATGAATCTTGTCAGTTATGAATTTGTCGCTTGCCAAGCTAAAAAAAAAGGAGTTCTCATTCTTAGCGAA TTTGCTGGTGCTGCGCAATCTCTTGGTGCTGGGGCAATTCTGGTCAACCCCTGGAACATCACAGAAGTTGCCGCTGCAATTGACAAGGCTTTAAATATGGAACCAGTGGAAAGAAAGAACAGACACGAACATAACTTTGAGCATGTAACACAGCACACTGCTCAGGAATGGGCAGAAACTTTTGTCAG TGAATTGAATGATACTGTTGTTGAGGCACAGCTAAGGACAAAACAAGCTCCACCCCGACTCCCAACCAAGACTGCAATCGAACGTTATCTGCAGTCAAGTAACCGATTGCTCATTTTG GGGTTTAATGGAACTTTAACTGAACCTGTTGAGAAAAGAGGTGACCAGTTTAAAGAAATGGAGCTCACTGTTCATCCAGAACTGAAACAACCCTTGAAAGAACTTTGCAGTGACCCAAAGACCACAATTGTTGTGCTAAGTGGAAGTGGTCGAGCAGTTCTAGATGAA AACTTCAAAGAGTATGACTTGTGGCTGGCAGCAGAGAATGGGATGTTTCTAAACCCTTCAAAGGGAGAATGGATGACAACAATGCCAGAACAGCTGAATATGGAATGGGTTGACAGTTTGAAG CATGTTTTTTTGTACTTCAGGGAGAGAACACCGCGGTCGCGTTTCGAAGAAAGGGAAGCTTCACTTGTATGGAATTACAAACATGCAG ATGTTGAGTTTGGAAGAGTTCAAGCAAGGGACATGCTGCAGCATCTTTGGACAGGCCCAATTTCTAATGCGTCAGTTGAAGTTGTTCAAGGTAGCAGATCCGTTGAGGTGCGAGCTGCTGGAGTTACAAAG GGAGCAGCTATTGACCGCATCCTGGGTGAGATAGTCCACAGCAAATCCATGACAACACCGATTGATTATGTCCTCTGTATAGGACATTTTCTTGCAAAG GATGAAGACATATATGCGTTTTTTGAGCCCGAGCTTCCTTCTTCCGGTGCGGCTCATTCACGAAGCAAGGTAACAGATGGAATCAAGTTTCCAGGTGAGAAGCCATCTTTGAAGATCCCTCCTAACAAAAATGGAACAAAGTCATCTCAAAATAAGGCACAACGGCCTGCTCCAAATTCTGAGAAGAAACCAACCAACCATGTCTGCCGTGCACCACGCCGGCCGGCTCCTGAAAAGATCTCTTGGAATGTGCTTGACCTAAAGAAGGAGAATTACTTCTCTTGCGCCGTTGGACGAACGCAAACGAATGCTCGGTATACACTTGGCTCTTCAGATGACGTTGTTGCATTTCTGAAGGAACTAGCTGGTGCTTCTTCAAACTCTCTATTTCAGAGTACCTGA